One part of the Cyclobacteriaceae bacterium genome encodes these proteins:
- the accC gene encoding acetyl-CoA carboxylase biotin carboxylase subunit, translating to MTKIKKLLVANRGEIALRIMRSARELGIKTVAVYSEADRQALHVRFADEAVCIGPPPSNESYLRIDKLLEAARETQADAIHPGYGFLSENEDFAQQVEDAGLIFVGPSPKSIEVMGNKLAAKEAVSKFKVPLVPGTAEPIGDVDKAKKIAKEVGYPILIKAAAGGGGKGMRIVDREEDFVEQMDRAVSEATSSFGDGSVFIEKYITQPRHIEFQIFGDKQGNVVHLFERECSIQRRHQKVVEEAPSSILTPEIRKAMGEAAVNVAKSCDYYGAGTVEFIMDEKLNFYFLEMNTRLQVEHPVTEMITGIDLVKLQLSIAEGNKLPFKQGDLTMHGHAVEVRVYAEDPTNNFLPDIGTLKTYQRPQGNGIRVDDGFEQGMAIPFYYDPMIAKLICHAETRELAMDKMIRAIDEYEITGLETTLGFCRYVMQHPAFRSGQFDTKFVENYFKPEVLSSNPLQEEELLAAALSSILEQKPVSTDTINIGNGSVSKWKKNRL from the coding sequence ATGACGAAGATCAAGAAATTACTGGTTGCCAACCGTGGTGAAATTGCCTTAAGGATTATGCGCAGCGCCCGCGAGCTGGGCATTAAAACAGTTGCCGTTTATAGCGAGGCCGACCGCCAGGCTTTGCATGTAAGGTTTGCAGATGAAGCGGTTTGCATAGGTCCTCCTCCCTCAAACGAATCGTATTTGCGCATCGATAAACTGCTTGAGGCTGCGCGGGAAACCCAGGCGGATGCAATCCATCCCGGCTATGGGTTTCTGTCGGAAAATGAGGACTTTGCCCAGCAGGTAGAAGATGCCGGGCTGATCTTTGTTGGCCCATCGCCCAAGTCTATTGAGGTTATGGGAAATAAACTGGCCGCCAAAGAAGCGGTTTCAAAATTTAAAGTACCCCTGGTGCCCGGTACGGCCGAGCCGATTGGTGATGTAGATAAAGCAAAGAAAATTGCAAAGGAAGTTGGCTACCCGATTTTAATTAAAGCAGCGGCAGGTGGTGGCGGAAAAGGTATGCGCATTGTTGACCGTGAGGAGGATTTCGTGGAGCAAATGGACCGCGCAGTAAGCGAAGCAACCTCATCGTTTGGTGACGGATCCGTTTTCATTGAAAAATACATTACCCAGCCACGGCACATCGAGTTTCAGATATTTGGCGATAAGCAGGGTAATGTTGTGCACCTGTTTGAGCGGGAATGTTCCATCCAGCGAAGGCATCAAAAAGTAGTAGAGGAAGCCCCGTCTTCGATTTTAACACCCGAAATCCGTAAGGCGATGGGCGAGGCTGCTGTAAACGTAGCCAAGTCGTGTGATTATTATGGTGCAGGAACGGTTGAATTCATTATGGATGAAAAACTGAATTTTTATTTTCTCGAAATGAATACGCGGCTACAGGTGGAACATCCGGTAACAGAAATGATTACCGGCATTGACCTGGTAAAACTTCAACTCAGTATTGCCGAAGGAAATAAACTCCCCTTTAAACAAGGTGACCTGACCATGCATGGGCATGCCGTTGAAGTGCGCGTTTATGCAGAAGACCCTACCAATAATTTTCTGCCGGATATCGGAACATTAAAAACTTACCAGCGGCCGCAAGGCAATGGTATACGCGTGGATGATGGTTTTGAGCAAGGCATGGCAATCCCATTCTACTACGACCCCATGATTGCCAAACTGATTTGCCATGCCGAAACCCGCGAGCTGGCCATGGACAAAATGATACGAGCTATTGATGAATATGAGATAACCGGACTTGAAACCACATTAGGCTTTTGCCGGTATGTTATGCAGCACCCTGCTTTCCGAAGCGGGCAATTCGATACCAAGTTTGTTGAAAACTATTTCAAGCCGGAAGTTCTCTCTTCAAATCCTTTGCAGGAGGAAGAACTACTGGCCGCAGCATTATCATCAATACTTGAACAAAAACCCGTTTCAACCGACACGATAAATATTGGAA
- a CDS encoding aminotransferase class I/II-fold pyridoxal phosphate-dependent enzyme: MVDLFEKLKMEAGPLAKYSHLPDDYFFFPKLEGDIGPHMKFNGKEVLNWSLNNYLGLANHPEVRKVDAEAAAQYGMGHPMGARMMSGNSVHHIALEKQLAEFIGKQDVMLLNYGYQGVVSIIDAIVDRKDVIVYDAESHACIIDGVRLHMGKRFVYQHNDMESLDKQLQRATKLATETGGGILVITEGVFGMSGKQGNLKGVVELKKKYNFRLFVDDAHGFGTMGKTGAGTGEEQGVQDQIDLYFSTFAKSMASIGAFVGGDARIIKFLRYSMRSQIYAKSLPMPLVIGAIKRLELLRTRPELKDNLWKIVNAMQNGLKERGFNIGTTTSPVTPVLFKGGVGEAANMAMDLRENFNIFCSVVIYPVVPKDVIMFRIIPTAAHTMEDVERTLKAFSVLKDKLDSGFYRNEELVAVTKV, from the coding sequence ATGGTCGATTTATTTGAAAAGCTTAAGATGGAGGCTGGTCCGCTGGCCAAATATTCACATTTACCTGACGATTATTTCTTTTTCCCCAAGCTGGAGGGCGACATCGGCCCACATATGAAGTTTAACGGTAAGGAAGTATTGAACTGGAGTTTGAACAATTACCTCGGGCTGGCTAACCACCCCGAAGTGCGCAAGGTGGATGCCGAAGCAGCGGCCCAGTATGGAATGGGTCACCCGATGGGCGCCCGTATGATGTCGGGTAATTCGGTGCACCACATTGCTCTGGAGAAGCAATTGGCCGAGTTTATTGGTAAACAGGATGTGATGTTGCTCAACTATGGCTACCAGGGTGTGGTATCCATTATTGATGCCATTGTTGACCGTAAAGATGTGATCGTGTACGATGCTGAATCTCACGCCTGTATTATTGACGGTGTTCGCCTGCATATGGGCAAGCGCTTTGTGTACCAGCATAACGATATGGAAAGCCTGGACAAGCAATTGCAGCGTGCCACCAAACTGGCCACTGAAACTGGGGGAGGTATTCTGGTTATCACCGAGGGTGTTTTTGGTATGTCGGGTAAGCAGGGTAACCTGAAAGGTGTTGTTGAGCTTAAGAAGAAATATAATTTCAGACTATTTGTTGATGATGCACACGGCTTCGGAACTATGGGTAAAACCGGTGCCGGAACAGGCGAGGAGCAAGGCGTACAAGATCAGATTGACTTGTATTTTTCAACCTTTGCCAAATCAATGGCGAGCATAGGCGCCTTTGTGGGAGGCGATGCTCGCATTATCAAGTTTTTGCGTTACTCCATGCGTTCGCAGATCTACGCCAAGAGCTTGCCTATGCCATTGGTGATTGGTGCCATTAAACGATTGGAGTTGTTGCGTACCCGCCCCGAACTAAAGGATAACCTTTGGAAGATTGTAAACGCCATGCAAAATGGGTTAAAAGAGCGTGGCTTTAACATTGGGACCACCACTTCTCCGGTTACCCCGGTACTCTTTAAAGGCGGTGTTGGCGAGGCGGCCAACATGGCCATGGACCTGCGTGAAAATTTTAATATTTTTTGTTCGGTAGTTATCTATCCCGTTGTGCCTAAGGATGTTATCATGTTCCGGATAATCCCCACCGCAGCCCACACCATGGAAGATGTGGAGCGCACCTTAAAGGCCTTTTCGGTGCTAAAGGACAAGTTGGATAGCGGTTTTTACCGAAACGAAGAACTGGTTGCCGTAACTAAGGTTTAA
- a CDS encoding histone H1 — MQKFNDLKNLIASLEGDADKFYAKGNSAAGTRLRKGMQELKNLAQQIRSEVQDLKNKA, encoded by the coding sequence ATGCAAAAATTCAACGACCTCAAAAACCTCATTGCTTCATTGGAAGGCGATGCTGACAAGTTCTATGCAAAGGGCAACAGCGCTGCAGGTACGCGTCTACGGAAAGGCATGCAGGAATTGAAAAACCTGGCCCAGCAAATCAGGTCTGAGGTTCAGGATCTAAAGAATAAAGCTTAG